From Butyricimonas paravirosa, one genomic window encodes:
- the creD gene encoding cell envelope integrity protein CreD → MDEQTAKNQKENSTRKSLNKQDSLVLKIVLIAFLILLSFIPMSMIRGLINEREMTANAAAQEVQQKWSKSQTLIGPILTIPYFYQNQKGENQKGYINYLPEQLNITGDVNTQELKRGLYEIIVYNSTLEITGTFSARDLKESNLFTNDKWIEGATLNLGISDLRGINEQISLEWDNRKLNFTPGVDPHSLVVSGISSKITPQQLFANDSVVHFTIKLKLKGSESIQFTPLGRTTKVAIRSNCQTPSFNGAFLPTEREVSSEGFTSKWEVLEFNRNYSQILKESPYRATTNEYRDMTDDNLGFQYTNYAITESTFGVNLLFPVDQYQKSTRSAKYAFLIIILTFVVSFFVEIFQKKNIHPVQYLLVGLALCLFYTLLVSTSEHIGFTPAYIISALMTTLLITFYMVGILKIKKTAFTIGGLLACLYAYIFFLIQLETYALLVGSIGLFVILAIIMYFSQKINWYNNQ, encoded by the coding sequence ATGGACGAACAAACAGCAAAAAATCAAAAAGAGAACAGCACACGAAAAAGTCTCAACAAACAAGACTCTTTAGTTCTAAAGATTGTACTCATTGCCTTCCTAATCCTCTTGTCTTTCATTCCCATGAGCATGATTCGAGGACTAATCAATGAAAGGGAAATGACAGCAAATGCCGCCGCACAAGAGGTGCAACAGAAATGGAGTAAGTCTCAAACCCTCATTGGCCCGATATTAACCATCCCTTATTTTTACCAGAACCAAAAAGGAGAGAACCAAAAGGGATATATCAATTATCTCCCCGAACAACTGAACATCACCGGAGATGTCAACACGCAGGAACTCAAACGAGGACTATATGAAATTATCGTTTACAATTCCACGCTGGAGATTACCGGGACATTCTCGGCCAGAGACCTGAAAGAAAGCAATCTATTCACCAACGACAAATGGATTGAAGGTGCCACACTCAACCTTGGGATCAGTGATTTGCGAGGAATCAATGAACAAATCTCGCTTGAATGGGACAACCGGAAACTGAATTTCACACCCGGGGTTGATCCCCACAGCCTCGTCGTTTCCGGCATATCATCGAAAATCACACCACAACAACTGTTTGCAAACGATTCGGTCGTTCATTTCACGATAAAACTCAAACTGAAAGGCTCCGAATCCATTCAATTTACCCCTCTTGGCAGAACAACAAAAGTCGCCATTCGTTCAAATTGTCAAACCCCAAGCTTCAATGGAGCCTTTTTACCCACCGAACGAGAGGTCTCGTCAGAAGGTTTTACGAGCAAATGGGAAGTACTGGAATTCAACCGGAACTATTCACAGATTCTCAAAGAGAGTCCCTATCGTGCCACCACGAACGAATACAGGGACATGACGGATGACAATTTGGGATTCCAATACACGAACTACGCCATCACGGAATCCACATTCGGGGTAAATCTCCTGTTCCCGGTAGACCAATACCAGAAATCCACACGCTCCGCTAAATACGCCTTTTTAATCATCATATTGACTTTCGTTGTCAGTTTTTTCGTGGAAATATTCCAGAAAAAGAACATTCACCCGGTTCAATATCTACTTGTCGGACTGGCCCTATGCTTGTTCTACACGCTATTAGTCTCCACGTCCGAACATATCGGTTTCACCCCCGCCTATATCATCTCCGCCCTCATGACCACTTTACTCATCACGTTCTACATGGTCGGCATTTTAAAAATAAAGAAAACGGCATTCACGATCGGGGGACTTCTGGCTTGCCTTTACGCCTACATTTTCTTCCTGATCCAACTGGAAACCTACGCCCTGCTGGTGGGGAGCATCGGATTATTCGTTATCTTGGCGATTATCATGTATTTCTCTCAAAAAATAAACTGGTACAATAATCAATAA
- the secDF gene encoding protein translocase subunit SecDF gives MQNKGAITLLAVALALVSLYQLFFTYKTNQVENAAKEFANGNPIKEKEYLDSVANQPVYNFLGLAKFTYKECKELELNLGLDLKGGMNVTMEVDVVDVIKSLANHSTDPAFNQAIEEAVKMRVSSPKDFVTLFGEAFEKIAPGAQLASPAIFGTHEMKEKIKVGASNKEVLDVIRKEADGAIDNTFNILRTRIDRFGVAQPNIRKADISGRIVIELPGIKEPQRVRELLQGTAALEFYETFDNAKGQDAGEDAFFNYLVAADQKLKEVLDAQASKVANEETTAQVTDTTKVQDKESAILDAIKGESDSLKTVTSMAEYEKEHPLLAILSPNVTQQFQPVGGSTIGYANIKDTAKINAYLRLPQVKAAFPRNARLLWEMKAVNGMVPLHAIKITTRNGKAPLEGDAVIDARQDYDQQGRPVVSMQMNGEGTKTWARLTKDNIGRCIAIVLDGMVASSPNVNDEIKGGSSQISGRFDVKEAGDLANILKSGKLPAPARIIADEVVGASLGQEAIQSGMWSFIIAFVLVLAYMLFFYSKNAGLAADIALLANLFFLFGILASIGAVLTLPGIAGIVLTMGMAVDANVLIYERIQEEIRAGKGLKLAIKEGYSNAYSAIIDGQLTTLLTGFILYYFGEGPIKGFATTLIIGILSSLFTAIFITRLILERAASKSDNVTFTTPLTANWLRNTKFPFLKKRKISYTISGIVIVLCFVSLFTRGLDKGIDFVGGRTYTVTFAQDVQVGDVAEKLAGVYGSAPEVKTVGTANNVKITTKYRIAETGADVDANVDSLLYIGLQEILPAGTDYETFRSVNLQQTQKIGPAVAEDMTRAAVWSVLFALVGIFIYIMVRFSKWQYGAGAVVGLAHNTIIVIGAFSLFAGLLPFSLEVDQSFIAAVLTVVGYTINDTVVVFDRIREYRKLYPKRDDEQVVNDALNSTLRRTFSTSLSTIVVLLAIFIFGGASIKGFIFALLVGIIVGTYSSLFIATPISFDLTRRFKKKVEEKK, from the coding sequence ATGCAGAATAAAGGAGCGATTACACTACTCGCTGTTGCTTTGGCATTGGTGAGTCTTTATCAGTTGTTTTTTACTTATAAAACCAACCAGGTAGAGAACGCGGCGAAGGAGTTCGCCAACGGTAACCCTATTAAAGAGAAAGAGTATTTAGATTCGGTCGCAAACCAACCCGTCTACAATTTCCTTGGTTTAGCCAAATTCACTTACAAGGAATGTAAGGAGTTGGAACTGAACCTCGGTTTGGACTTGAAGGGTGGTATGAACGTGACCATGGAAGTTGACGTGGTAGACGTGATAAAAAGTCTGGCAAACCACAGCACGGATCCCGCTTTCAATCAAGCAATCGAGGAGGCCGTGAAGATGAGAGTTTCCAGTCCGAAAGACTTCGTGACCCTTTTCGGTGAGGCATTCGAAAAAATTGCCCCGGGAGCGCAACTGGCATCCCCGGCTATTTTCGGTACTCACGAAATGAAAGAAAAGATCAAAGTCGGAGCTAGTAACAAGGAAGTTCTTGACGTGATCCGCAAAGAGGCTGACGGAGCTATCGACAACACGTTTAATATTCTTCGTACTCGTATCGACCGTTTTGGTGTTGCTCAACCCAATATCCGTAAAGCAGACATCTCCGGAAGAATCGTTATCGAGTTGCCGGGTATCAAGGAACCGCAACGTGTGAGAGAGTTGTTACAAGGAACTGCCGCTTTGGAGTTCTATGAAACATTCGACAATGCAAAAGGACAAGATGCCGGAGAAGATGCATTCTTCAACTATTTGGTTGCCGCAGATCAAAAACTAAAAGAGGTTCTTGACGCCCAAGCATCCAAAGTTGCGAATGAAGAAACAACCGCTCAGGTAACTGACACGACTAAAGTGCAAGATAAAGAATCAGCCATCCTAGACGCGATCAAAGGTGAATCTGATTCATTGAAAACGGTAACCAGCATGGCTGAATACGAGAAAGAACACCCGCTTCTTGCCATATTATCACCTAACGTAACTCAACAATTTCAACCCGTGGGTGGTTCTACAATTGGATATGCCAACATTAAAGATACGGCTAAAATCAACGCCTATTTGAGATTACCGCAGGTAAAAGCAGCTTTCCCCAGAAACGCACGTTTATTGTGGGAAATGAAAGCTGTAAACGGTATGGTTCCTTTACACGCCATCAAAATTACCACGCGTAATGGTAAAGCTCCGCTTGAAGGAGACGCTGTAATTGATGCAAGACAAGACTATGATCAACAAGGTCGTCCGGTTGTTTCCATGCAGATGAACGGAGAGGGAACCAAAACATGGGCTCGTTTGACAAAAGATAATATCGGACGTTGCATCGCTATCGTACTTGACGGTATGGTTGCATCCTCTCCTAACGTAAACGACGAGATTAAGGGCGGTAGCTCTCAGATTTCCGGACGTTTTGACGTGAAAGAGGCAGGTGACCTTGCAAACATCTTGAAATCCGGTAAATTACCCGCACCCGCACGTATCATTGCTGACGAGGTAGTTGGAGCATCACTGGGACAAGAGGCTATTCAATCCGGTATGTGGTCATTCATCATCGCATTCGTGTTGGTATTGGCCTATATGTTATTCTTTTATAGTAAGAATGCCGGTTTGGCTGCCGACATCGCATTGCTCGCCAACTTGTTCTTCTTGTTCGGTATTCTGGCATCCATTGGAGCCGTGTTGACCTTACCCGGTATTGCCGGTATCGTGTTGACCATGGGTATGGCCGTCGATGCCAACGTGTTGATCTACGAACGTATCCAAGAGGAAATCAGAGCCGGTAAGGGATTGAAACTTGCTATCAAGGAAGGTTACAGTAATGCCTACTCGGCTATTATCGACGGTCAGTTGACCACGTTATTAACCGGATTTATCTTGTACTACTTTGGAGAAGGCCCGATCAAAGGTTTCGCAACCACGTTGATCATCGGTATCCTTTCTTCACTATTCACGGCAATCTTCATCACTCGTTTGATCCTTGAAAGAGCTGCATCCAAGAGTGACAATGTTACCTTCACAACCCCGTTAACTGCAAACTGGTTGAGAAATACCAAGTTCCCGTTCTTGAAAAAACGGAAAATCAGTTACACGATTTCCGGTATCGTGATTGTACTTTGTTTCGTATCCTTGTTCACCAGAGGTTTGGATAAAGGTATCGACTTTGTGGGAGGTAGAACTTATACCGTGACTTTCGCACAAGACGTACAAGTGGGTGATGTTGCAGAGAAACTGGCAGGAGTTTACGGAAGCGCTCCGGAAGTGAAGACCGTGGGAACTGCAAATAACGTGAAGATCACCACGAAATACCGGATTGCTGAAACCGGAGCAGATGTTGACGCAAATGTAGACTCATTATTATATATCGGGTTACAAGAAATTCTTCCTGCCGGAACAGACTACGAAACTTTCCGCAGCGTGAACTTGCAACAGACTCAAAAGATCGGCCCAGCCGTGGCTGAAGACATGACAAGAGCTGCCGTTTGGTCGGTATTGTTTGCCTTGGTTGGAATCTTTATCTACATCATGGTACGATTCTCAAAATGGCAATATGGTGCTGGAGCAGTTGTCGGTTTGGCTCATAACACGATTATCGTGATCGGAGCATTCTCCCTATTTGCCGGTCTCTTACCGTTCTCTTTGGAGGTTGACCAATCCTTTATCGCTGCCGTGTTGACGGTTGTGGGTTACACCATCAACGATACCGTGGTTGTATTCGACCGTATCCGTGAGTACCGTAAACTATACCCGAAACGAGATGATGAACAAGTAG
- the mdh gene encoding malate dehydrogenase yields the protein MKVTVVGAGNVGATCANCIAEKDIVNEVVLLDIKEGVAEGKSLDMWQTAPINLYDTRIKGVTNDYEATNNSEVVVITSGLPRKPGMSRDDLIATNAGIVKSVTENIIKHSPNAKIIIVSNPLDVMCYCAYLTAKVDSSRVFGMAGILDTARYRAFLAEALNVSPKDIQALLLGGHGDTMVPLPRYTTVSGIPVTDLIDHDTLNAIIERTKVGGGELVKLMGTSAWYAPGAAAAQMVEAIVCNHRRVFPVCALLNGEYGMNNIYLGVPVILGKNGIEKIIEVKLDKDEQELLAQSAKAVKSVMDVLDNMKLF from the coding sequence ATGAAAGTAACAGTTGTAGGAGCAGGAAACGTTGGTGCAACTTGCGCGAACTGCATCGCTGAAAAGGACATCGTGAATGAAGTTGTTCTTCTGGACATTAAAGAAGGCGTTGCTGAGGGTAAATCATTGGATATGTGGCAAACCGCCCCGATCAATCTTTATGACACCCGTATCAAAGGTGTAACTAACGATTACGAGGCTACCAATAATTCAGAAGTTGTGGTAATCACTTCAGGTCTTCCCCGTAAACCGGGAATGAGCCGTGATGACTTAATCGCAACAAACGCCGGTATTGTAAAATCAGTTACTGAAAATATTATCAAACATTCTCCGAATGCCAAGATTATTATCGTGTCTAACCCGCTTGACGTAATGTGCTACTGCGCTTACTTGACTGCCAAAGTCGATTCAAGCCGTGTATTCGGTATGGCTGGTATTTTGGATACCGCTCGTTACAGAGCATTCTTAGCTGAAGCATTGAATGTTTCCCCGAAAGATATTCAAGCCTTGTTATTAGGTGGACACGGGGACACGATGGTTCCGCTCCCAAGATACACCACGGTTTCAGGTATTCCTGTAACAGACTTGATTGACCATGACACGTTGAATGCCATCATCGAAAGAACGAAAGTTGGCGGTGGCGAGCTGGTTAAATTGATGGGCACTTCAGCATGGTACGCTCCCGGTGCAGCCGCTGCTCAAATGGTTGAGGCAATCGTGTGCAACCACAGAAGAGTATTCCCGGTTTGCGCTTTGTTGAATGGCGAATACGGAATGAACAACATCTATTTAGGAGTTCCGGTAATCTTGGGCAAAAATGGTATCGAAAAAATCATCGAGGTTAAACTTGACAAGGACGAACAAGAGTTATTAGCTCAATCAGCTAAAGCTGTAAAATCAGTTATGGACGTACTTGACAACATGAAATTATTTTAA
- a CDS encoding SusC/RagA family TonB-linked outer membrane protein, translated as MKDLDFFQKGVIKFGMILLLGGLCMVGIMSRSVAGEINSAQVAKWKIFGRVIDEQGEPIIGAAILEQGTTNGCVTDTLGNYKLTVKAGAVLRVSFVGYVTREIVLKKEGMRNVRLRVDNEELDEVVVVGYGSVARKNFTGSVSVINTAESPLALLPNTNSMDALRGTVTGITVSQQQGAGQAPSLQVRGQKSIGGSTSNPLIVMDGVIFMGSLRDIDPNIIESMSVLKDATSLAAYGSQAANGVVMITTKQGKLGKPVLNFNASWTLSEMANRPEVLSPENYIKKINATQHLAEDADPSAWMSGFELENYKNGKTTDWLDYVSRVGLMQSYSASVSGATEKLNYFLSASHVDQEGVIIGDDYKREALSLRLQSDVASWLQVGTQMGYTFNDYSGPTTYNLVQALRLTPYGRVTRPNGELEKYPRELGGGLTNPLWLVNSGTVDDHDTYATTLIKGHVLVKCPWLEGLTYRVNAAYSWENVERDYFEHEGYFVAEGTSEDRYSASALSGFLSKANGYSARTKNTYWVMDHIVNFNRQFGKHFIDATYVYTRDSKRYDYRKMTGSDFSDQGNTVLGADGLVYAKTQKITNIDKTKHNNIGYLGRISYNYNDTYHLSVSVRRDGSSVFGKNSKWGVFPAVGVAWTVSNERFMKRVSFIDYLKLKGSWGKNGNQSLDPYMTLSQIKLGQQGGIGYPFGNESTISWGQRYDKLGNADLGWETTEAFNYGFDLGLLGSRIYLEFDGYFSKTTDQIFDRLLPVMNNGLTSMKATMGQIDNWGIEATLTTQNVRTKDWNWSTAVTFYLNRNKLKDLYGDGKDDISNSLFIGKSLGAIYGYKSIGIVQEEDIEYIEANNAAPGDVKFANLDGSEDGRITADDRTILGYNKENFRMSLSNTLKYKNLELYFLFAGVFGGNGYGLSQNTYAYQTATGTVWDNNLNHGWWTPENRSNKYPRVDYADSRFTPLQSYGFVRLQDLSLSYTFHQDWLSRLQITGLKVFFAAKNVFTITNWVGGDPEIKQTLGGSYGYPLAAMYSFGVNLTF; from the coding sequence ATGAAGGATCTAGATTTTTTTCAGAAAGGCGTTATCAAGTTCGGAATGATTTTATTGCTTGGTGGCCTGTGTATGGTGGGAATAATGTCCCGAAGTGTTGCGGGTGAAATCAATTCGGCGCAAGTGGCAAAGTGGAAAATATTTGGTCGAGTAATTGATGAACAAGGAGAACCAATTATCGGGGCCGCTATCTTGGAACAAGGAACAACAAATGGATGCGTGACCGATACTTTGGGCAATTACAAGTTAACGGTAAAGGCTGGAGCCGTACTTCGGGTTTCTTTTGTCGGGTATGTTACCCGGGAAATAGTGTTAAAAAAGGAAGGGATGCGAAATGTCCGGTTACGGGTGGATAATGAAGAGTTGGACGAGGTGGTTGTCGTGGGATATGGTTCCGTGGCCCGGAAGAATTTTACGGGGTCCGTGAGTGTGATTAACACTGCGGAATCTCCTTTGGCTTTGTTACCGAATACGAACTCGATGGATGCGTTGCGGGGAACGGTAACGGGTATTACCGTGTCGCAACAACAAGGAGCAGGACAGGCACCTTCTTTACAAGTACGGGGGCAAAAATCGATCGGGGGATCGACATCTAACCCGTTGATCGTGATGGATGGGGTGATTTTTATGGGGAGTTTGCGGGATATAGACCCCAATATCATCGAAAGCATGAGCGTGTTGAAAGACGCGACTTCTTTGGCTGCTTATGGATCACAAGCTGCTAACGGAGTGGTGATGATCACGACGAAACAGGGAAAATTAGGAAAACCCGTGCTGAATTTTAATGCATCGTGGACATTGTCGGAGATGGCGAATCGTCCGGAGGTGCTGAGTCCTGAGAATTATATTAAAAAGATTAATGCAACCCAGCATCTAGCGGAGGATGCCGATCCTTCAGCTTGGATGAGTGGATTCGAGCTAGAGAATTATAAAAACGGCAAGACTACGGATTGGTTGGATTACGTGAGCCGGGTAGGATTGATGCAGAGTTATTCGGCATCCGTATCCGGTGCGACGGAAAAATTGAATTATTTCCTATCTGCTTCTCACGTTGATCAGGAAGGTGTAATTATTGGAGATGATTATAAACGGGAGGCTTTGTCGCTCCGTTTGCAGAGTGACGTGGCTTCTTGGTTGCAAGTCGGGACACAAATGGGATATACCTTTAATGATTACTCCGGTCCCACGACTTACAATCTGGTACAGGCCTTGCGCTTGACTCCTTACGGCCGTGTCACACGTCCGAACGGTGAACTGGAGAAGTACCCGAGAGAATTGGGAGGCGGATTGACAAATCCTTTGTGGTTGGTGAATAGTGGTACGGTGGATGATCATGACACTTATGCCACGACTTTAATAAAAGGGCATGTACTTGTGAAATGTCCTTGGTTGGAAGGACTGACTTACCGGGTAAATGCTGCTTATTCCTGGGAGAACGTGGAACGGGATTATTTCGAGCATGAGGGGTATTTTGTGGCAGAAGGAACTTCTGAAGATCGGTATTCGGCCTCGGCATTATCCGGTTTCTTGAGTAAGGCGAACGGGTATAGCGCCCGCACGAAGAACACGTACTGGGTGATGGACCATATCGTGAATTTTAATCGTCAATTCGGGAAACATTTTATTGATGCAACCTACGTTTACACGAGGGATTCCAAACGGTATGATTACCGGAAGATGACCGGAAGTGATTTTTCGGATCAAGGGAATACCGTGCTGGGAGCCGATGGGCTAGTGTATGCTAAAACACAGAAGATTACGAATATCGATAAGACAAAACATAATAATATCGGGTATCTGGGACGAATCAGCTATAATTATAACGACACGTATCATTTAAGTGTTTCCGTGCGTCGGGACGGATCGTCCGTGTTCGGGAAGAACTCGAAATGGGGTGTTTTCCCGGCAGTCGGGGTGGCATGGACGGTTTCGAATGAACGTTTTATGAAACGGGTGTCGTTCATTGATTATTTAAAGTTGAAGGGATCGTGGGGTAAGAATGGTAATCAATCTCTGGACCCGTATATGACATTGTCTCAGATAAAATTAGGACAACAAGGTGGTATCGGTTATCCTTTCGGGAATGAATCGACGATTAGTTGGGGACAACGCTATGATAAACTCGGAAATGCCGATCTGGGTTGGGAGACAACGGAGGCATTTAACTATGGGTTTGACCTCGGTTTATTGGGTAGCCGGATTTATTTGGAATTTGACGGTTATTTCTCGAAGACGACCGATCAGATTTTTGATCGATTGTTGCCCGTGATGAATAACGGGTTGACAAGTATGAAAGCCACGATGGGGCAGATTGATAACTGGGGGATAGAGGCCACGTTGACCACGCAGAATGTCCGAACGAAAGACTGGAATTGGAGTACGGCTGTCACGTTCTATCTAAACCGGAATAAATTGAAAGATTTATACGGTGACGGGAAAGATGATATTTCCAATAGTCTGTTTATCGGGAAATCTTTGGGGGCCATTTACGGTTATAAGTCGATAGGAATTGTACAGGAAGAAGATATTGAATACATCGAGGCAAATAACGCGGCACCCGGTGACGTGAAATTTGCTAATCTGGACGGGAGTGAGGATGGTAGGATCACGGCAGACGATCGTACCATCTTGGGATATAACAAAGAAAATTTCCGGATGAGTTTGAGTAACACGCTCAAATACAAGAATCTGGAATTGTATTTCTTGTTCGCGGGCGTGTTTGGGGGAAATGGTTACGGACTGAGCCAGAACACGTATGCTTACCAAACGGCAACAGGAACCGTGTGGGATAATAACTTGAATCATGGTTGGTGGACCCCGGAAAACAGAAGTAACAAATATCCCCGTGTGGATTATGCAGACAGTCGTTTTACCCCGCTGCAAAGTTATGGGTTCGTGCGTTTGCAGGATTTAAGCCTTTCCTATACTTTCCATCAGGATTGGTTGAGTCGTTTGCAGATCACCGGGTTGAAAGTCTTTTTTGCTGCAAAGAACGTGTTCACGATAACCAATTGGGTTGGTGGTGATCCGGAAATCAAACAAACGTTAGGAGGAAGTTACGGTTATCCGTTAGCAGCCATGTATTCATTTGGAGTTAATTTGACATTTTAA
- a CDS encoding retropepsin-like aspartic protease, with protein MEIKIPIEIVELEDNSFHIIVSLQIGSIEGDFIIDTGASVTVIDKLTPFSYEPLDDVSEINSGGVCGEINEVQLVNITALQIGNHTIENIHAAVIDLQYVNSLYDKHLQRRVAGLLGSDFLVRHEAVIDYGNKELTLKVSA; from the coding sequence ATGGAGATAAAGATTCCGATAGAGATCGTTGAACTGGAAGATAACAGCTTTCACATCATCGTCTCTTTGCAAATCGGTAGCATTGAGGGAGATTTCATTATAGACACGGGAGCATCCGTGACGGTCATAGACAAACTTACACCGTTTAGTTATGAACCGCTGGATGATGTTTCCGAGATTAACTCCGGGGGTGTGTGCGGAGAAATTAATGAGGTTCAGCTTGTGAATATCACGGCTCTACAAATCGGCAACCACACGATCGAGAATATCCACGCGGCAGTCATCGACTTGCAGTACGTGAATTCTCTATACGACAAACACCTGCAACGCAGGGTTGCCGGATTGTTGGGGAGCGATTTTCTCGTCAGGCATGAGGCGGTCATTGATTATGGAAATAAGGAGTTAACATTAAAAGTATCTGCCTAA
- a CDS encoding RagB/SusD family nutrient uptake outer membrane protein, producing MMKTRKYIAVIFAAMVMGISGCNDDLFLEEHPDTFYTAEDAFKTVDQVKACVTNMYAHARYWLQNDVFLKGAGTDMFDTPMWRSSGNGMSNFSSWSTDKNEVKNIYEAYYQLVSYANQTLEGTEVKTLNWDSENDRAQVRAQANFFRGFAYLTLGELFGGVPEVTKFYQEPRYDFTRMTREETYRFAIQDLENAADTLPDYPGEAGYVAKGAAYHYLAEAYLALATELGDDRELLQQSILYATKVTELHSLMTERFGSRVKPGSGEAMNGVEAYYPDGDVFFDLFQRGNLDYAEGNTEALWTLQNDVTVWHDFGGNHFLPYAGSFSPVLREMRWKSEYSESDAGYGPWNTNIDESIYPGGNLCAYVGGRGVSFNAPTNYMINDIWAGDFATDIRNSKANIRREFVCIDTKHSKYGQIVTADMLDESNMDHYYPVWTKFAPVDDWGYEDLVYGGNRTNTFRDEYACRLAETYLLRAEAYFRMGDAGSAANDINQLRGRAQCSRMATAGDISLAFILDERARELFMEERRWCTLLRMQGSVMEDQLRAHAYYIADYPTYTGTIEWKLFPIPQKAIDANIDAKLEQNPGWN from the coding sequence ATGATGAAAACTAGAAAATATATTGCGGTTATTTTTGCCGCTATGGTAATGGGAATTTCCGGGTGTAACGATGATCTTTTTCTGGAAGAACATCCCGACACGTTTTACACGGCTGAAGATGCTTTCAAGACCGTGGATCAGGTAAAAGCTTGCGTGACGAATATGTATGCCCACGCTCGTTATTGGTTACAGAATGACGTGTTTTTAAAAGGGGCAGGTACCGATATGTTTGATACCCCGATGTGGCGGTCAAGTGGTAACGGGATGTCTAATTTCTCTTCTTGGTCCACGGATAAAAATGAAGTGAAGAATATTTACGAGGCCTATTATCAGTTAGTGAGTTATGCCAACCAGACTTTGGAGGGGACAGAAGTAAAGACCTTGAACTGGGATAGCGAGAATGACCGGGCGCAGGTACGGGCACAGGCTAATTTCTTCCGGGGATTTGCTTACCTCACTTTGGGTGAGTTGTTCGGGGGAGTTCCCGAGGTGACGAAATTCTATCAGGAACCCCGGTATGATTTCACCCGGATGACCCGGGAGGAAACGTATCGGTTCGCCATTCAAGATTTGGAGAATGCGGCGGATACTTTGCCTGATTATCCGGGAGAGGCGGGATACGTGGCGAAAGGTGCGGCCTATCATTATTTGGCAGAGGCTTATCTGGCTTTGGCTACCGAGTTGGGGGATGATCGGGAATTGTTGCAGCAATCTATTCTTTACGCGACCAAGGTTACCGAGTTGCACTCTTTGATGACCGAGCGGTTCGGTTCCCGGGTAAAACCGGGTTCTGGTGAAGCCATGAATGGAGTCGAGGCTTATTACCCGGACGGGGATGTCTTTTTTGATCTTTTTCAACGGGGAAATTTGGATTATGCCGAGGGAAATACCGAGGCTTTGTGGACGTTGCAAAATGATGTGACGGTCTGGCATGACTTCGGGGGAAATCATTTCTTGCCTTATGCCGGAAGTTTTTCTCCCGTGTTGAGGGAGATGCGTTGGAAAAGCGAATATTCGGAATCGGATGCCGGGTATGGCCCGTGGAACACGAATATTGATGAATCAATCTATCCCGGGGGAAACCTCTGTGCCTATGTTGGTGGCCGGGGAGTATCTTTTAATGCCCCGACAAACTACATGATCAATGATATTTGGGCGGGTGATTTTGCCACGGATATTCGGAATTCAAAGGCGAATATCCGTCGGGAATTCGTGTGTATCGATACCAAACACAGTAAATACGGTCAGATCGTGACAGCCGATATGTTGGATGAATCAAACATGGATCATTATTACCCGGTATGGACCAAATTCGCTCCCGTGGATGATTGGGGATACGAGGATTTAGTGTACGGGGGAAATCGTACGAATACTTTCCGGGACGAGTATGCTTGTCGTTTAGCTGAAACTTATTTGTTACGGGCGGAGGCTTATTTCCGTATGGGGGATGCCGGTAGTGCCGCTAATGACATAAACCAGTTGCGCGGTCGGGCGCAATGTAGCCGTATGGCAACAGCGGGAGATATTTCTTTAGCTTTTATCTTGGACGAGAGAGCAAGAGAGTTGTTCATGGAGGAAAGAAGATGGTGTACGTTATTACGTATGCAAGGCTCTGTCATGGAGGATCAACTTCGGGCTCATGCGTATTATATTGCTGATTACCCGACTTACACGGGAACAATCGAGTGGAAATTATTCCCGATCCCGCAGAAAGCGATTGACGCAAATATAGATGCCAAGCTGGAACAGAATCCGGGTTGGAACTAG
- a CDS encoding winged helix-turn-helix domain-containing protein, translating to MKEYLENINKAFESKARLGIMSILIVNESVDFVTLKNLLDLTDGNLASHTRSLEELGYIQCQKQFIGRRPNTTFSVTQKGREAFAKHLNALEEFLKNQNI from the coding sequence ATGAAAGAATACCTGGAAAATATAAACAAGGCTTTTGAAAGCAAGGCACGCTTGGGGATCATGTCCATCTTGATTGTCAACGAATCGGTAGATTTCGTAACCCTCAAGAATTTACTCGATCTCACGGACGGGAACCTAGCCAGCCACACCAGAAGTCTTGAGGAATTGGGATACATCCAATGCCAGAAACAATTCATCGGACGACGCCCCAACACGACGTTCTCCGTCACGCAGAAAGGCCGGGAGGCTTTTGCAAAGCACTTAAACGCTTTGGAAGAGTTTTTAAAGAACCAGAATATATAA